From a region of the Solanum stenotomum isolate F172 chromosome 2, ASM1918654v1, whole genome shotgun sequence genome:
- the LOC125854983 gene encoding putative UPF0481 protein At3g02645, with protein MAQYSIEMAPIDDDQIPLLSQTKKDEIEEGRKVDHLIDINERIDEMFEDLDNSSIKSCTIFKVNVWQRESNPDAYTPKMVSIGPYHKKNAQLDPMKKYKLLYLQRFLQRNERLDVKSYISELEKVKEKVLKCYEDIEKLGNDSLEFCEMLLFDGCFVVEFIRECYRIYAEVENEINNINHNYIFRDLMLLENQLPFFVLDKLHDMTKQDDELPLAKLVNTLFPAFVNWPTTIFESFGEIECNAENVKHLLHAVHIFSCHGMNPMKNSTDYLTSPTVMPNATELSEAGVSFAKGKNMTSLFDIKFENGLMTIPYFQVVDETETLLRNLIAYEQQSSDVPTYFTDYATFMDHLIDSDKDVNLLCQKGIIENWIGEDKEVASLFNKIGKGVTTCSNFYYKKEVKKAIEHRAKPWNRMKANLMHNYFSSPWVGASTVAAIILLVLTTIQTILTFTGPLKK; from the exons ATGGCACAGTACTCCATTGAGATGGCCCCAATAGATGATGACCAAATTCCACTGTTGTCTCAAACTAAAAAAGATGAG ATAGAAGAAGGGAGGAAAGTGGATCATTTAATCGACATAAATGAaagaattgatgaaatgttTGAGGATTTAGACAATTCATCTATTAAATCGTGTACGATATTTAAAGTAAATGTGTGGCAACGTGAATCAAATCCAGATGCATATACACCAAAGATGGTCTCTATTGGTCCTTACCATAAGAAGAATGCTCAACTTGATCCAATGAAAAAGTACAAACTATTATACCTACAACGGTTTCTTCAACGAAATGAGAGACTTGATGTGAAAAGTTACATCAGTGAATTGGAGAAAGTGAAGGAGAAAGTACTGAAGTGTTACGAAGATATAGAAAAGCTTGGTAATGATAGTCTTGAATTTTGCGAAATGTTGTTGTTTGATGGTTGTTTTGTGGTTGAGTTTATTCGAGAGTGTTACAGAATATATGCAGAAGTAGAAAACGagattaataatattaatcataATTACATATTCCGAGACTTGATGTTACTAGAAAACCAACTTCCTTTCTTTGTCCTCGACAAGCTTCATGACATGACAAAGCAAGATGATGAATTACCATTGGCAAAACTGGTGAATACGTTGTTCCCCGCTTTTGTTAACTGGCCAACAACGATCTTTGAATCCTTTGGAGAGATAGAATGTAATGCAGAAAATGTCAAACATTTACTTCATGCAGTACACATATTTTCATGTCATGGCATGAATCCCATGAAAAATTCAACAGATTACTTAACGAGTCCTACGGTCATGCCAAATGCAACCGAGCTTTCCGAAGCTGGAGTTAGCTTTGCAAAGGGCAAAAATATGACAAGTTTATTTGATATAAAGTTCGAGAATGGATTGATGACAATCCCTTATTTTCAGGTCGTAGATGAGACAGAAACTCTCCTGCGAAATCTCATTGCTTATGAGCAACAATCATCTGATGTGCCTACATATTTTACTGATtatgcaactttcatggatcaTCTTATCGACTCAGACAAAGATGTGAATTTGCTTTGCCAGAAAGGAATCATAGAGAACTGGATAGGAGAGGACAAAGAAGTTGCTAGCCTCTTCAACAAAATCGGAAAAGGGGTCACTACGTGTTCCAACTTCTATTAcaaaaaagaagtcaaaaaagcAATTGAACATCGTGCAAAACCATGGAATAGAATGAAGGCAAATTTAATGCACAATTATTTTAGTAGTCCTTGGGTAGGAGCTTCAACTGTGGCAGCCATTATACTCCTAGTACTCACAACTATACAAACTATTTTAACTTTCACAGGTCCTCTTAAGAAGTAA